One stretch of Penaeus vannamei isolate JL-2024 chromosome 7, ASM4276789v1, whole genome shotgun sequence DNA includes these proteins:
- the LOC113819684 gene encoding protein Wnt-9b codes for MNMNKSNLRQSEFVIVLILASLWEDCLCVTGISSRRPLDQDLINNISSLNLSVTDLGKLCGRVGVDGRGWRMCTRSPEVAGVMLEAAWVSVVHCQRVMKYERWNCSLGHSRIMMVKKVYRETALLQGLSAAALTHVVARACASGRLTRCSCDESTVTRTENMRVWRWGGCGDNLAYGTRFARRLFVGWTKKKKKTKNGKSSRRSRDFKSQIDAHNAYAGIKVVQEATNSACKCHGVSGSCAMKTCWPQLPSFTHSSRAVKTLYDNAVLADAINEVTGKRKRKRPRSRREVVRSFTGHNFPFEIGEARPLLTPALQLTNRGVGLAPVAAPVPTPGPRRQKREEPKRSQAKPRRESVGRRRHRDDAKPRKMRKPKRTKSAFGDPRKFVYLDDSPNFCRRTKYGPGTQGRECQLGRNCESLCCGRGYDTINRLVEEQCRCKVVLRYRVQCHTCSKMTEVYTCK; via the exons GATCTCGAGCCGGCGTCCGCTTGACCAGGATCTCATCAACAACATCTCCTCGCTCAACCTCAGCGTCACAGACCTCGGCAAA ttatgtgGTCGCGTgggcgtggatgggcgtgggtggcggATGTGTACGCGGTCCCCTGAGGTCGCGGGCGTGATGCTGGAGGCCGCGTGGGTAAGCGTCGTCCACTGCCAGCGCGTCATGAAGTACGAGCGCTGGAACTGCTCCCTCGGCCACTCCCGCATCATGATGGTCAAGAAAG TGTACCGAGAGACGGCGTTGCTTCAAGGCCTGTCGGCGGCCGCCCTCACGCACGTGGTGGCGAGGGCGTGCGCCTCAGGCCGCCTCACGCGCTGCTCCTGCGACGAGTCGACCGTGACCCGGACGGAGAACATGCGGGTGTGGCGCTGGGGCGGATGCGGCGACAACCTGGCATACGGCACCAG GTTCGCGCGCCGTTTGTTTGTGGGCTggactaagaaaaagaagaagacaaagaacggGAAGTCGTCACGGCGCAGCAGAGACTTCAAGTCCCAGATCGACGCCCACAACGCCTATGCGGGGATTAAG GTAGTCCAAGAAGCAACAAACAGTGCCTGTAAGTGCCACGGCGTGTCTGGTTCCTGTGCCATGAAGACGTGCTGGCCTCAGCTgccctccttcacccactcctcCCGCGCCGTCAAGACCCTGTACGATAACGCCGTTTTGGCCGACGCGATCAACGAG GTCACCGGGAAGCGGAAGCGGAAGCGGCCCAGGTCTCGCCGGGAGGTCGTCCGAAGCTTCACCGGACACAATTTCCCCTTCGAGATCGGAGAAGCACGCCCTCTGCTGACGCCCGCCCTTCAGCTCACCAATCGCGGTGTCGGCCTCGCCCCCGTCGCCGCCCCCGTCCCCACCCCGGGCCCTCGAAGACAAAAGCGCGAGGAGCCGAAGcgaagccaagccaagccacgtCGCGAATCCGTAGGTCGCAGACGCCATCGGGACGACGCCAAGCCTCGCAAAATGCGCAAACCGAAGCGTACGAAATCCGCCTTCGGGGACCCGCGAAAATTCGTGTATCTCGACGACTCGCCGAACTTCTGCCGCAGGACGAAGTACGGGCCGGGGACGCAGGGGCGGGAGTGCCAGCTGGGGCGGAACTGCGAGAGCCTCTGCTGCGGCCGAGGCTACGACACCATCAACCGGCTCGTGGAGGAGCAGTGCCGGTGCAAGGTGGTGCTGCGGTACCGCGTGCAGTGCCACACCTGCTCGAAAATGACGGAGGTTTATACGTGCAAATAG